A DNA window from Pseudodesulfovibrio thermohalotolerans contains the following coding sequences:
- a CDS encoding HD domain-containing protein, producing the protein MLDNVAEHSRMVASVATCIAERAVDAGMDVHVPTVRASALLHDLAKTYCIRHGGNHSQLGGAWVAELTGNPVIACGVSHHVYWPFDMDLARYFTPLAVLYADKRVNHNELVSIEDRFRDLIIRYGIPMNLQDRINETKRQALELEQLICDTLKVDLNACDFDSGRLV; encoded by the coding sequence ATGCTCGACAACGTGGCCGAGCACAGCCGCATGGTGGCGTCCGTCGCCACCTGTATCGCCGAACGGGCCGTTGATGCGGGCATGGATGTACACGTGCCGACGGTTCGCGCCTCGGCCCTGCTCCACGACCTGGCCAAGACATACTGCATCCGCCACGGCGGCAACCACAGCCAACTCGGCGGCGCCTGGGTGGCCGAATTGACCGGAAACCCGGTCATCGCCTGCGGGGTGAGCCATCACGTCTACTGGCCCTTCGACATGGATCTTGCGCGCTACTTCACGCCCCTGGCCGTGCTTTACGCGGACAAGCGGGTGAACCACAACGAGCTGGTGTCCATCGAGGACCGCTTCCGGGACCTCATCATCCGATACGGCATCCCGATGAACCTCCAGGACCGCATCAACGAAACCAAGCGGCAGGCCCTGGAACTGGAACAACTTATATGCGACACACTCAAGGTGGACCTCAATGCATGTGATTTTGATAGCGGGCGGCTGGTCTGA
- the hypD gene encoding hydrogenase formation protein HypD, whose amino-acid sequence MSFELLEKFRDPDLCRKILDKMESELDRELRFMEVCGTHTVAIFQSGLRSLLPEKVVHLSGPGCPVCVTHESEVNAFLDLAGRDKVIMATFGDLMRVPGDKGRNLKKAMADGARVKVVYSPFDTLKLAKENPDDLVVFIGVGFETTAPTIAGTMKMARQQGIENLRILCFHKTVPTALDALLSDEAINIDGFILPGHVSAIIGVEPYRFIARDYAKSAVVTGFEPLDILQSLNQMIEWRNKGEAHVSNNYTRIVGENGNPKALEIMYEVFEPCDALWRGLGLIPGSGLEIRPEWEQFDAKKEFGIEIKESPSLPGCKCGDILKGVKQPDQCPLFGKACTPADPVGPCMVSTEGSCAAYYKYKLD is encoded by the coding sequence TTGAGCTTCGAATTACTTGAAAAATTTCGTGATCCTGACCTGTGCCGGAAAATCCTCGACAAGATGGAATCCGAGCTGGACCGTGAGCTGCGCTTCATGGAGGTTTGCGGCACCCACACCGTGGCCATCTTCCAGAGCGGATTGCGTTCCCTTTTGCCTGAGAAGGTGGTGCACCTGAGCGGCCCGGGCTGCCCGGTCTGCGTCACCCACGAGTCGGAGGTCAACGCCTTCCTTGATCTGGCCGGACGCGACAAGGTCATCATGGCGACCTTCGGCGACCTCATGCGCGTGCCCGGCGACAAGGGCCGCAACCTCAAGAAGGCCATGGCCGACGGCGCGCGGGTAAAGGTGGTCTATTCGCCCTTCGACACCCTCAAGCTGGCCAAGGAAAATCCGGACGATCTGGTGGTCTTCATCGGCGTGGGCTTCGAGACCACGGCGCCGACCATCGCCGGGACCATGAAGATGGCCCGCCAGCAGGGCATCGAGAACCTGCGGATTCTCTGCTTCCACAAGACCGTGCCCACCGCCCTGGACGCGCTCCTTTCCGACGAGGCCATCAACATCGACGGCTTCATCCTCCCCGGCCACGTTTCGGCCATCATCGGCGTCGAACCCTATCGGTTCATCGCCCGCGATTACGCCAAGTCCGCCGTGGTCACCGGGTTCGAACCCCTGGATATCCTCCAGTCCCTGAACCAGATGATCGAATGGCGAAACAAGGGCGAGGCGCATGTGTCCAACAACTACACGCGTATCGTCGGCGAGAACGGCAATCCCAAGGCCCTGGAAATCATGTATGAGGTTTTCGAGCCCTGCGACGCCCTCTGGCGCGGCCTGGGGCTGATCCCCGGCTCCGGCCTCGAAATCCGCCCCGAATGGGAGCAGTTCGACGCCAAGAAGGAATTCGGCATCGAAATCAAGGAAAGTCCGTCCTTGCCCGGTTGCAAGTGCGGTGACATTCTCAAGGGCGTCAAGCAGCCCGATCAGTGTCCTCTTTTCGGCAAGGCCTGCACCCCGGCCGATCCGGTCGGCCCGTGCATGGTCTCCACCGAGGGCAGTTGTGCGGCATACTACAAATACAAATTGGATTAG
- the hypE gene encoding hydrogenase expression/formation protein HypE — protein MSDKVLLDYGSGGRASQRLISELFLKHLGNDELDRLNDAAVLSLSGKVAMSTDSFTVDPIFFPGGDIGSLAVHGTVNDVAMMGAIPRYITCGYIIEEGLPMADLEKIVASMGEAARKAGVKVVTGDTKVVPKGACDKIFINTTGIGDVIADPAPSGDAARPGDAVLVSGTIGDHGLTVLGTREGLDFEAKVQSDSAALNHLLVKLVSELPEVHVLRDPTRGGLATTLNEITKSSNVCCELIENDIPVRAEVKGGCSILGLDPLYLANEGKFLCVLPGEYADKALEIMRADPLGQDARRIGTMTDANPGKVVLVTPLGGKRLLGMLEGEQLPRIC, from the coding sequence ATGTCTGACAAGGTGTTACTCGATTACGGCAGCGGCGGGCGCGCTTCCCAGCGCCTTATCTCCGAACTCTTTCTCAAGCACCTGGGCAACGACGAACTCGACCGCCTCAACGACGCGGCCGTGCTTTCCCTGTCCGGCAAGGTGGCCATGTCCACCGACTCCTTCACGGTCGACCCGATCTTCTTTCCCGGCGGCGACATCGGTTCGCTCGCCGTGCACGGCACGGTCAACGACGTGGCCATGATGGGCGCCATTCCGCGTTACATCACCTGTGGCTACATCATCGAGGAAGGGCTTCCCATGGCCGATCTGGAGAAGATCGTGGCCTCCATGGGCGAGGCAGCCCGCAAGGCCGGGGTCAAGGTGGTCACCGGCGATACCAAGGTCGTGCCCAAGGGAGCCTGCGACAAGATATTCATCAACACCACCGGCATCGGCGATGTCATTGCCGACCCGGCTCCCAGCGGCGACGCCGCCCGCCCGGGCGATGCGGTGCTGGTCTCCGGGACCATCGGCGACCATGGCCTGACCGTGCTCGGCACCCGCGAGGGGCTCGATTTCGAGGCAAAGGTTCAGTCCGATTCCGCCGCGCTCAACCACCTGCTGGTCAAGCTTGTTAGCGAGCTGCCCGAGGTGCATGTCCTGCGCGATCCTACCCGCGGCGGCTTGGCCACCACTCTCAACGAGATCACCAAGAGTTCCAACGTCTGCTGCGAGCTGATTGAAAATGACATCCCGGTGCGGGCCGAGGTCAAGGGCGGCTGCTCCATTCTCGGTCTCGACCCTCTGTACCTTGCGAACGAAGGCAAGTTCCTCTGCGTTCTGCCTGGGGAATACGCCGACAAGGCATTGGAAATCATGCGCGCCGATCCCCTGGGCCAGGACGCCCGCCGTATCGGCACCATGACCGACGCCAACCCCGGCAAGGTCGTCCTCGTCACTCCGCTCGGCGGCAAGCGGCTCCTCGGCATGTTGGAGGGCGAACAGCTCCCCCGAATCTGCTAG
- a CDS encoding D-alanine--D-alanine ligase family protein, whose translation MHVILIAGGWSDERDVSLVGAKKIRTALDELGHEVTFFDPADDFRNLLNIAKSADFAFINLHGEPGEDGLIQAVLDKADCPYQGAGPAGSYLALNKAAAKEVFEANGIKTPGWQLITPTQGRETPLELPLPVFVKPDKGGSSLGMSLVRTAEEFPAALDKVFAMCQSALVETYVHGVELTCGILGKEALPLVMITPRDGSDFFDYDNKYAADGAKEICPAPVDEALSKSIQEQMLVAHAALGLTGYSRGDFIATADGETYLLEVNTLPGMTPTSLLPRAAAHVGYSFTELIGELIRLGLQGRG comes from the coding sequence ATGCATGTGATTTTGATAGCGGGCGGCTGGTCTGACGAACGCGACGTTTCCCTGGTCGGAGCGAAGAAGATTCGGACCGCCCTGGATGAACTCGGCCATGAAGTGACATTTTTCGACCCGGCCGACGACTTCCGGAACCTGCTCAACATAGCCAAAAGCGCGGATTTCGCCTTCATCAACCTGCACGGCGAACCGGGCGAGGACGGCCTCATCCAGGCCGTTCTGGACAAGGCGGACTGTCCCTATCAGGGGGCTGGTCCCGCCGGTTCCTACCTGGCCCTGAACAAGGCCGCCGCCAAGGAGGTCTTCGAGGCCAACGGCATCAAGACCCCGGGCTGGCAGCTCATCACCCCCACGCAGGGACGGGAGACCCCGCTGGAACTTCCCCTGCCCGTATTCGTCAAGCCGGACAAGGGCGGCTCCTCCTTGGGCATGTCCCTGGTCCGCACGGCCGAGGAATTCCCGGCGGCGTTGGACAAGGTCTTCGCCATGTGCCAGTCCGCCCTGGTGGAAACCTATGTCCACGGTGTCGAACTGACCTGCGGCATTCTCGGCAAGGAGGCCCTGCCCCTCGTCATGATTACTCCTCGGGACGGGTCCGACTTTTTCGATTACGACAACAAATACGCCGCCGACGGAGCCAAGGAAATCTGCCCTGCTCCTGTGGACGAAGCGCTGTCCAAATCCATCCAGGAGCAGATGCTCGTCGCCCACGCGGCGCTGGGCCTGACCGGCTACAGCCGGGGCGACTTCATCGCCACCGCCGACGGCGAAACCTACCTGCTGGAAGTCAACACCCTGCCCGGCATGACCCCCACCAGCCTGCTGCCCCGAGCCGCGGCCCACGTGGGCTACTCCTTCACCGAACTGATCGGCGAGCTCATCCGGCTCGGCCTGCAAGGCAGGGGCTAG
- a CDS encoding chemotaxis protein, translating to MGTQSTDILLEAGTNELEIVEFYLEEEPKESADVEANQEDQALGNGHKPSRKGYYGVNVAKVLEIIRMPKVTEMPEVSHPSVLGAFNLRSRIIPLLDLSIWLKKKRVENEPPKVIVTEFNQVTSAFMVSGVTRIHRISWEDVEAPNKYVSALSSDSITGVVKFEDRIVFILDLERIVSELNPAMRLQFDDNFVLDGFSGYKALIADDSPLIREMIRDMLGQAGFQVEKTTNGRECWDRLLEIKKRAQDEERPITDYVQVLVSDIEMPMMDGHHLCRRVKEDPVLRSLPVILFSSLITDKLRHRGETVGADDQISKPEITQLARRAAALIEDRKAQAR from the coding sequence ATGGGCACCCAGTCCACCGACATTCTGCTCGAAGCGGGCACCAACGAACTGGAAATCGTCGAATTCTACCTTGAAGAGGAACCCAAGGAATCCGCCGACGTAGAAGCCAACCAGGAAGACCAGGCCCTCGGAAATGGGCACAAACCCAGCCGCAAGGGATACTACGGCGTCAACGTGGCCAAGGTGCTGGAGATCATCCGGATGCCCAAGGTCACGGAGATGCCCGAGGTTTCCCACCCGTCCGTGCTCGGAGCCTTCAACCTCCGCTCCCGGATCATCCCCCTGCTCGACCTGTCCATCTGGCTCAAGAAAAAACGGGTGGAGAACGAACCGCCCAAGGTCATCGTCACCGAATTCAACCAGGTTACCTCGGCCTTCATGGTCTCCGGCGTGACCCGCATCCACCGAATCTCCTGGGAAGACGTGGAAGCTCCCAACAAATACGTGTCCGCCCTGTCCTCGGACTCCATCACCGGCGTGGTCAAATTCGAGGACCGCATCGTCTTCATCCTCGATCTCGAGCGCATCGTCTCGGAACTCAATCCCGCCATGCGTCTCCAGTTCGACGACAACTTCGTCCTCGACGGCTTCTCCGGCTACAAGGCCCTCATTGCCGACGACTCCCCGCTCATCCGCGAAATGATCCGCGACATGCTCGGCCAGGCTGGATTCCAGGTGGAAAAGACCACCAACGGTCGCGAATGCTGGGACCGGCTGCTGGAGATCAAGAAACGCGCCCAGGACGAGGAACGCCCCATCACCGACTACGTCCAGGTCCTTGTCTCGGACATCGAAATGCCCATGATGGACGGCCACCATCTGTGCAGACGTGTCAAGGAAGACCCGGTCCTGCGCAGTCTGCCCGTCATCCTCTTCTCCTCGCTCATCACCGACAAGCTCCGTCATCGAGGCGAAACCGTGGGCGCGGACGACCAAATCTCGAAACCGGAAATCACCCAACTCGCCCGCCGCGCCGCCGCACTCATCGAAGACCGCAAGGCGCAGGCCAGGTAG